A genomic region of Synergistaceae bacterium contains the following coding sequences:
- a CDS encoding FliA/WhiG family RNA polymerase sigma factor: MTTDEERKLWDNFSRTKSIAIRDEIVRRYLPLIKYVVGRMSVTPPQGLDYEDILSFGVFGLLDAVDKFDPSKGFVFQTYAIPRIRGAILDELRKCDWFSRTGREKVQRLNKAMEKILRDKGELKDEWLISELGITEEEYYETQELASRGYITSLDDTNPLDDGEVPIEATIADERETAADRLDDESDKQQLIEALQELPERERNMLSLYYYDGLTLKEIGQVLGVSESRVSQIHGKGLSMLRAILKAKMNEL, encoded by the coding sequence ATGACGACAGACGAGGAAAGAAAATTATGGGATAATTTTTCGCGGACTAAATCTATAGCAATCCGTGACGAAATCGTGAGACGTTATTTACCGCTGATTAAATACGTAGTCGGCAGAATGTCAGTGACTCCGCCTCAAGGTCTTGATTATGAGGATATTTTGAGCTTTGGAGTATTCGGGCTGCTCGATGCTGTTGATAAATTTGACCCGTCAAAAGGTTTTGTATTTCAGACTTACGCAATACCCAGAATCAGAGGCGCAATATTAGACGAATTACGCAAATGCGACTGGTTTTCACGTACAGGGCGCGAGAAAGTACAGCGGCTGAATAAGGCAATGGAAAAAATTTTGCGCGATAAGGGCGAACTCAAAGACGAGTGGCTTATTTCTGAACTCGGCATAACTGAAGAAGAATATTACGAGACTCAAGAATTAGCTTCACGAGGTTATATCACTTCACTTGATGACACTAATCCATTAGATGACGGAGAAGTCCCGATTGAAGCAACTATTGCGGACGAAAGAGAGACAGCAGCAGACAGACTCGACGATGAAAGCGATAAACAGCAATTAATAGAGGCTTTGCAGGAATTGCCCGAACGTGAGCGCAATATGTTGAGTCTTTATTATTATGACGGCTTGACTCTAAAGGAAATCGGCCAAGTTTTAGGAGTGTCTGAAAGCAGAGTCTCACAAATTCACGGCAAAGGTCTATCAATGTTACGCGCGATTCTAAAAGCTAAAATGAATGAGTTATAA
- a CDS encoding glycosyltransferase family 2 protein: MPCYNEHEVLPVTAPLFLDKLKNLISREKISDKSKILFVNDGSKDETWQIINSLAKSDSYYSGISLSRNRGHQNAILAGLMEAKSKCDITISLDCDGQDDINAVDEMISEYISGSEVVYGVRNDRTSDSFFKRTTAQLFYKILNSMGAEVIYNHADYRLISSKVLNHLAEFKEVNIYLRGMIPLAGFKSSCVMYKRDKRLAGDTHYPLRKMLAFAFDGITSLSIKPINFIAGFGM, translated from the coding sequence ATACCATGTTATAACGAGCATGAAGTATTACCCGTAACAGCTCCGTTATTTCTTGATAAGCTAAAAAATTTAATATCACGTGAAAAAATTTCGGATAAAAGCAAAATTTTATTTGTAAATGACGGCTCAAAAGATGAGACTTGGCAAATAATTAACTCGCTGGCAAAGTCAGACTCTTATTATTCGGGAATATCTTTAAGCCGTAATCGCGGACATCAGAACGCAATTTTAGCCGGCCTCATGGAAGCAAAATCAAAATGTGATATAACTATCTCGCTTGACTGCGACGGCCAAGACGATATTAACGCAGTTGACGAAATGATAAGCGAATATATTTCAGGCAGTGAAGTTGTCTACGGAGTCAGAAATGACAGAACAAGCGACTCATTTTTTAAGCGTACTACGGCGCAATTATTCTATAAAATATTAAACTCAATGGGAGCAGAAGTAATTTATAATCACGCTGATTACAGGCTCATAAGCTCAAAAGTTTTGAATCACTTGGCCGAATTCAAAGAAGTAAATATATATCTTAGAGGCATGATCCCGCTTGCAGGATTTAAGAGTTCCTGTGTCATGTATAAACGCGATAAAAGACTCGCCGGAGATACTCATTACCCTTTAAGAAAGATGCTGGCATTTGCCTTTGATGGAATTACGAGTCTCTCGATTAAGCCGATAAATTTTATAGCAGGCTTTGGAATGTAG
- a CDS encoding DUF342 domain-containing protein has translation MINTDIFDLHAQPDGIYLSCNSTDFKENDVYAFLKEYGIIRYDFKAIRNFIKDGQTCKICGRNPALEKDAKVLVSIAGDKMSASITIEPPFFAKPWPKLEEVIAVLHANGVKIGIDKVAIQSLLARKLANETVIVAQGTPPVEGSDAYIELIKDPDKPFEVRDDEKIDFWSRSTIVTVHPGQEVAIKHPLVNGKTGVDVTGAAVRAQPVKNVEFSFGEGLKRDPENPLILLAVAEGQLKNDRGRLAVLPELNIGNDIDFSVGSIDFTGAVKISGSVREGFHVIAQGNIDINGMVEGADVDSQGFVIIHGGVRGMGKGTIRANNDVSLSFADQATIRAGGSILVKNSILHSRLYARRAVIALGSGRHSQIAGGRVDAGLEVSCNILGSEMGTKTEIIVGTPPDMLEKRKVFTSEIKRCDENLERIEPNFALLKKLESAGQLDDSKRAMMMDLTKMKFQLQAARDNMQKELDDLEEQLALVRDKGIVRVKDICYSGVVISVRGLNYIVHEPCRFTSFVADDEKRCIVLKPFDYMSGHLGG, from the coding sequence TTGATCAACACAGATATTTTTGACTTACACGCACAGCCCGACGGGATTTATTTATCATGTAACAGCACAGACTTTAAAGAAAATGACGTTTACGCGTTCCTGAAAGAATACGGCATTATAAGATATGACTTCAAGGCAATACGTAATTTTATTAAGGACGGTCAAACCTGTAAAATTTGCGGTCGTAATCCTGCACTTGAGAAGGACGCAAAAGTTTTAGTGTCAATTGCGGGCGATAAAATGTCAGCTTCAATTACTATAGAGCCGCCCTTTTTTGCCAAACCTTGGCCGAAACTTGAAGAAGTCATTGCCGTATTACATGCTAACGGAGTCAAAATCGGTATTGATAAAGTCGCAATACAATCTTTATTAGCCCGTAAACTTGCAAATGAAACAGTTATAGTAGCTCAGGGAACTCCGCCCGTTGAAGGCAGTGATGCATATATAGAATTAATCAAGGATCCCGACAAGCCGTTTGAAGTCAGAGACGATGAAAAAATTGATTTCTGGAGCCGCAGCACTATTGTTACAGTCCATCCCGGTCAAGAAGTAGCAATAAAGCATCCTCTTGTAAACGGCAAAACTGGAGTCGATGTTACCGGGGCAGCAGTCAGAGCCCAGCCCGTAAAAAATGTAGAATTCTCATTCGGTGAAGGACTCAAGCGCGACCCTGAGAATCCGTTAATATTACTCGCAGTTGCAGAAGGTCAATTAAAGAATGATAGAGGCCGTCTCGCTGTATTGCCTGAATTAAATATCGGGAATGATATAGATTTCAGCGTAGGAAGCATAGATTTTACAGGAGCGGTAAAAATCAGCGGCTCAGTTCGTGAGGGCTTTCACGTAATAGCACAGGGCAATATTGACATTAACGGCATGGTCGAGGGAGCAGATGTTGACTCGCAGGGATTCGTAATAATTCACGGAGGAGTCCGCGGCATGGGTAAGGGCACAATACGCGCAAATAATGACGTGAGTCTGAGTTTTGCGGATCAGGCTACAATCAGGGCGGGCGGAAGTATTCTAGTAAAGAATTCAATTTTACACAGCCGGTTATATGCTCGTCGGGCAGTTATAGCACTTGGAAGCGGCAGACATTCACAAATTGCCGGCGGACGTGTTGACGCTGGTCTTGAAGTCTCTTGTAATATACTAGGCTCTGAAATGGGCACAAAGACAGAAATTATTGTAGGGACTCCCCCGGACATGCTCGAAAAGAGAAAAGTTTTCACGAGTGAAATTAAACGCTGTGATGAGAATTTAGAACGAATTGAGCCGAATTTCGCATTACTCAAGAAATTAGAGTCAGCCGGGCAACTTGACGACTCTAAACGCGCTATGATGATGGATCTAACAAAAATGAAATTCCAGTTACAGGCCGCGCGGGATAATATGCAGAAGGAACTTGACGACTTAGAAGAACAGTTAGCACTCGTTCGCGATAAGGGTATAGTCAGAGTCAAAGATATTTGTTACAGCGGTGTAGTTATTTCTGTGAGAGGCCTAAATTATATCGTTCATGAGCCGTGCAGATTTACTTCTTTTGTTGCCGATGATGAAAAACGCTGCATTGTATTAAAGCCGTTCGATTATATGTCAGGTCATTTAGGAGGTTAA
- a CDS encoding chemotaxis protein CheD, whose protein sequence is MAEPSIVLGMADLYVARAPIKLVTLGLGSCIGLVVFDPLAKIAGMAHIMLPDSRGLKGSEKVGKFADTAVPAIIDEMIKQGANRSRIKAKIAGGAQMFALPGSSPEFLTVGAKNVRETTMRLARLGIALVASDTGGNKGRTIEFSTSNWMLKIKTLGKGINEI, encoded by the coding sequence TTTATACGTGGCTCGGGCTCCTATAAAACTTGTAACTCTTGGGCTTGGCTCATGCATTGGGCTTGTAGTCTTTGATCCATTAGCGAAAATTGCGGGGATGGCTCATATAATGCTGCCTGATTCAAGAGGTCTAAAAGGTTCGGAAAAAGTCGGAAAATTTGCCGATACTGCCGTGCCAGCCATAATTGACGAAATGATAAAGCAGGGTGCTAACAGATCCAGAATAAAAGCGAAAATTGCCGGAGGTGCTCAAATGTTTGCATTGCCGGGCTCTAGTCCTGAATTCTTGACAGTCGGAGCGAAAAATGTACGTGAGACTACTATGAGGCTTGCAAGACTGGGAATAGCTCTCGTTGCTTCTGATACGGGAGGCAATAAGGGACGCACTATTGAATTCTCGACAAGTAACTGGATGCTGAAAATTAAGACGCTCGGAAAAGGAATAAACGAAATATGA